The following are from one region of the Halarcobacter sp. genome:
- a CDS encoding leucyl aminopeptidase, with product MKVNLLENDFISVESELEIFIVDDLENCDDKEILENIGFEEKDESIAFLPEIGRIYVGFEEHDYESIAIAISIAIKKFKTTKFKSAKIELKDLDLKALVEGTLLGAYEFNEYKSKKKKSKKQELNICVPKITEEIKEVFEQSKVISKAVNKTRDIVNTPPADCYPKVMADIAKKIAKDSNLECTVHGEKYLEKNGMNAMLSVGRASVHESKLIHLAYKPENAKKKVVLVGKGLTYDSGGLSLKPADYMVTMKSDKSGGSAVLGIMSAVAKLNLPIEIHGIIGAVENMIGGDAYKPDDVLKAKNGKTIEIRNTDAEGRLVLADCLCYAQDEIENIDYIFDYATLTGACVVGVGEYTIGVMGNDTVLKRDVVANTLQAGEYATTLPFNRFLRKTIKSEIADICNIANTRYGGAITAGLFLDNFINEENKDKWAHLDIAGPAFVEKDWGYNPYGASGAGVRATLQFLKNLN from the coding sequence TTGAAAGTTAATTTATTAGAAAATGATTTTATAAGTGTAGAATCAGAATTAGAAATTTTTATTGTAGATGATTTAGAAAACTGTGATGATAAAGAAATATTAGAAAATATTGGTTTTGAAGAAAAAGATGAATCTATAGCATTTCTCCCTGAAATAGGAAGAATCTATGTTGGTTTTGAAGAGCATGATTATGAAAGTATTGCTATTGCAATCTCAATTGCAATAAAAAAATTCAAAACAACAAAATTTAAAAGTGCAAAAATTGAATTAAAAGATTTAGATTTAAAAGCTTTAGTAGAAGGAACATTACTTGGAGCTTATGAATTTAATGAATATAAATCTAAGAAAAAGAAATCAAAAAAACAAGAATTAAATATTTGTGTTCCAAAAATTACTGAAGAGATTAAAGAGGTTTTTGAACAATCAAAAGTTATTTCAAAAGCAGTAAATAAAACTAGAGATATTGTAAACACTCCACCAGCTGACTGTTATCCAAAAGTTATGGCTGATATTGCTAAAAAAATTGCAAAAGATTCAAACTTAGAGTGTACAGTTCATGGTGAAAAATATTTAGAGAAAAATGGTATGAATGCAATGTTAAGTGTTGGTAGAGCTTCAGTTCATGAATCAAAACTTATTCACTTAGCTTATAAACCTGAAAATGCTAAGAAAAAAGTTGTTTTAGTAGGGAAAGGTTTAACTTATGATTCTGGTGGTTTATCTTTAAAACCAGCTGATTATATGGTAACTATGAAAAGTGATAAAAGTGGTGGTAGTGCTGTATTGGGTATTATGAGTGCTGTTGCAAAACTTAATCTTCCAATTGAAATTCATGGTATCATTGGTGCTGTTGAAAATATGATTGGTGGAGATGCATATAAACCTGATGATGTATTAAAAGCTAAAAATGGTAAAACAATAGAGATTAGAAACACTGATGCCGAAGGAAGATTAGTTCTTGCTGATTGTTTATGTTATGCACAAGATGAGATTGAAAATATTGATTATATCTTTGATTATGCAACTTTAACAGGGGCTTGTGTTGTTGGTGTTGGTGAATATACAATTGGTGTAATGGGTAATGATACAGTATTAAAAAGAGATGTTGTAGCAAATACTTTACAAGCAGGAGAATATGCAACAACTTTACCATTCAATAGATTTTTAAGAAAAACAATCAAATCTGAAATAGCTGATATTTGTAATATTGCAAATACTAGATATGGTGGAGCAATAACAGCGGGTCTATTTTTGGATAATTTTATAAATGAAGAAAATAAAGATAAATGGGCACATTTAGATATTGCTGGTCCAGCATTTGTTGAAAAAGATTGGGGTTATAATCCTTATGGTGCAAGTGGAGCTGGTGTTAGAGCAACTCTACAATTTTTAAAAAATCTTAATTAA
- the rfaE1 gene encoding D-glycero-beta-D-manno-heptose-7-phosphate kinase has product MIKVERKPKVLVIGDLMIDSYLIGACDRIALDAPVPIVDIKEEKDVLGGAGNVIRNLASLGAKVSVMSVVGNDDNARLLKHMLDEIETKSFLLEQNGRKTSKKTRIMSANQQIFRFDHESRNNISFDSVKKLYEKLQEKIKAYDVILLADYGKGVLTKDFTQKIISYANKNNVKTIVDPFGIDYSKYQGAYLIIPNKSEASAATDIEIENNDRLLDALKEIKNKFETQEAIVTLSEEGVALLKDNKLSVLPTVPLEVFDVTGSGDTLLASIGFALALDNDLVTSLEFANLATGVVLRKAGTATVSIDEIQSDQVYLDRKIIETNLSCQVK; this is encoded by the coding sequence ATGATTAAAGTAGAAAGAAAACCAAAAGTTTTAGTAATTGGTGATTTAATGATTGATTCTTATTTAATTGGTGCTTGTGATAGAATAGCTTTAGATGCTCCTGTTCCAATTGTTGATATTAAAGAAGAAAAAGATGTATTAGGTGGAGCTGGAAATGTTATTAGAAATTTAGCTTCTCTTGGTGCAAAAGTTAGTGTAATGTCTGTTGTTGGAAATGATGACAATGCAAGACTTTTAAAACATATGCTAGATGAAATTGAAACAAAATCATTCCTTTTAGAGCAAAATGGAAGAAAAACTTCTAAAAAAACTAGAATTATGTCAGCAAATCAACAAATTTTTAGATTTGATCATGAGAGTAGAAATAATATCTCATTTGACAGTGTTAAAAAACTTTATGAGAAACTACAGGAGAAGATTAAAGCTTATGATGTAATTCTATTGGCTGATTATGGTAAAGGGGTTTTAACTAAGGACTTTACTCAAAAAATCATCTCTTATGCAAATAAAAACAATGTAAAAACTATTGTAGACCCATTTGGAATAGATTATAGTAAGTATCAAGGTGCATATTTAATTATTCCGAATAAAAGTGAAGCATCTGCAGCAACAGATATTGAGATTGAAAATAATGACAGACTTTTAGATGCATTAAAAGAGATAAAAAATAAATTTGAAACACAAGAAGCGATTGTTACATTATCAGAAGAGGGTGTTGCTTTATTAAAAGATAATAAGTTATCAGTATTACCAACTGTACCATTGGAAGTATTTGATGTAACAGGTTCAGGAGATACTCTTTTAGCTTCAATTGGATTTGCTTTAGCTTTAGATAATGATTTAGTAACATCATTAGAATTTGCAAACCTTGCAACAGGTGTTGTATTAAGAAAAGCAGGAACTGCAACGGTATCAATAGATGAAATTCAATCAGATCAAGTGTATTTAGATAGAAAAATTATAGAGACAAACTTAAGTTGTCAAGTTAAATAA
- the ychF gene encoding redox-regulated ATPase YchF — MGLGVGIVGLPNVGKSTTFNALTKAQNAEAQNYPFCTIEPNKAVVPVPDKRLDELAKIVIPDKIQHSTIDFVDIAGLVRGASKGEGLGNQFLSNIREVEVILHMVRCFDDGNITHVEGDVNPIRDIEIIETELIYSDISQLEKKIEKLKKQSKGSKEAAAMLVVAEQVYKHIDELQPVKTFEDKESDLFIQLDKELRFLSNKDVIYGANVDEDSLAEGGNQYVDTLKAHATEVGADVIVLCAKIEEELVGLEEDEAKEFLTDLGVEESGLEQIIQKAFDKLGLQSYFTAGKVEVRAWTIKKGTKAPQAAAVIHNDFEKGFIKAEVISYGDFVEFGGESKCKEVGKLRLEGKDYIVQDGDVMHFRFNT, encoded by the coding sequence ATGGGATTAGGTGTAGGAATCGTAGGTCTTCCAAATGTAGGTAAATCAACAACGTTTAATGCGTTAACAAAAGCTCAAAATGCAGAGGCTCAAAACTATCCGTTTTGTACAATAGAACCAAATAAAGCTGTTGTGCCAGTACCGGATAAAAGATTAGATGAGTTAGCAAAAATAGTTATACCAGATAAAATTCAACACTCTACAATTGATTTTGTAGATATTGCTGGACTTGTAAGAGGAGCTTCAAAAGGTGAAGGTCTGGGAAATCAATTTCTTTCAAATATCAGAGAAGTTGAAGTTATTTTGCATATGGTTAGATGTTTTGATGATGGAAATATTACTCACGTAGAAGGAGATGTTAATCCTATTAGAGATATTGAGATTATTGAAACTGAATTGATTTATTCTGATATTTCACAATTAGAAAAAAAGATTGAAAAATTAAAAAAACAATCAAAAGGTTCAAAAGAAGCAGCAGCTATGTTAGTTGTAGCAGAACAAGTTTATAAGCATATTGATGAGTTACAACCTGTAAAAACTTTTGAAGATAAAGAGAGTGATCTATTTATTCAACTTGATAAAGAGTTAAGATTTTTATCAAATAAAGATGTGATTTATGGTGCAAATGTTGATGAAGATTCTTTAGCTGAAGGTGGAAACCAATATGTTGATACATTAAAAGCTCATGCTACTGAAGTTGGTGCAGATGTTATTGTTCTTTGTGCTAAAATTGAAGAAGAATTAGTAGGTCTTGAAGAGGATGAAGCAAAAGAGTTTTTAACAGATTTAGGTGTGGAAGAATCAGGTTTAGAACAAATTATTCAAAAAGCATTTGATAAATTAGGACTTCAATCTTATTTTACAGCTGGAAAAGTTGAAGTAAGAGCATGGACTATTAAAAAAGGTACTAAAGCTCCTCAAGCAGCTGCAGTAATCCACAATGACTTTGAAAAAGGTTTTATTAAAGCTGAGGTTATCTCTTATGGTGATTTTGTGGAGTTTGGTGGTGAATCAAAGTGTAAAGAGGTTGGTAAGTTAAGATTAGAAGGAAAAGATTACATTGTTCAAGATGGAGATGTAATGCACTTTAGATTTAATACTTGA
- a CDS encoding HDOD domain-containing protein, which translates to MNENIIEKIESLPPLPKTIIEIEEFRQQPEKEAFELLKIIEKDALIVSTLLKVSNSAMFGFRSKVETASKAINLLGINFTISIAIGGTIQNLLKTNLTAYGINSDDFMRASNLATTLASLWLNKISFELKEELVLPALLQEAGKFVLADIIETSEKTEEFKELIAAGKTLAQAEKEIVGMTSSEITAKIFKHWKLSDNLINVIEYVDELDKCEPLYLERSKILNVIKTICNVTNAFSEENIALGLEKAKAFGLDTKSLQDAIDKLEERLLDE; encoded by the coding sequence GTGAATGAAAATATTATAGAAAAAATTGAGTCTTTACCTCCTTTACCAAAAACAATAATTGAGATTGAAGAGTTTAGACAACAGCCAGAAAAAGAGGCATTTGAATTATTAAAGATTATTGAAAAAGATGCTTTAATTGTTTCAACACTATTAAAAGTTTCAAACTCTGCAATGTTTGGCTTTAGAAGTAAGGTTGAAACTGCGAGTAAAGCTATTAATCTTTTAGGTATTAATTTTACTATATCAATTGCAATTGGTGGTACAATACAAAATTTACTTAAAACTAACCTTACTGCTTATGGAATAAACAGTGATGATTTTATGCGAGCCTCAAATTTAGCTACTACACTTGCTTCATTATGGTTAAATAAGATCTCTTTTGAACTAAAAGAAGAATTAGTTTTACCTGCATTATTGCAAGAAGCTGGAAAGTTTGTATTGGCAGATATTATTGAAACAAGTGAAAAAACTGAAGAGTTCAAAGAATTAATAGCTGCTGGTAAAACATTAGCTCAAGCTGAAAAAGAGATTGTTGGAATGACAAGCTCTGAAATCACAGCTAAAATTTTCAAACACTGGAAATTAAGTGATAATTTAATCAATGTAATTGAATATGTTGATGAACTTGATAAATGTGAGCCTTTATATTTAGAAAGATCTAAAATATTAAATGTAATAAAAACAATTTGTAATGTAACAAATGCATTTAGTGAAGAAAATATAGCATTAGGTTTAGAAAAAGCAAAAGCATTTGGTTTGGATACAAAGTCTTTACAAGATGCTATTGATAAACTAGAAGAGAGACTTCTAGATGAATAA
- the recO gene encoding recombination protein RecO, which produces MQGYIIDIKAVKDDDLIVSILTESHIYTTYRFYGARHSNINVGYKIDFELETNIKSSIPRLKDVIQLGFQWIFDNDKLYCWQRFIKLFYPHLKDVETIDDFYFKLLDKLSHKMIKQNPKRAICKSYIKLLDYEGRLHTDYHCLLCEQEIKKDISLVRSFMPVHASCTYSKSFKLKKIKELYEEKRIISFEDEEVDYLWKIILQGL; this is translated from the coding sequence ATGCAAGGTTACATTATAGATATTAAAGCTGTTAAAGATGATGATTTAATAGTATCAATTTTAACAGAATCACACATTTATACAACATACAGATTTTATGGGGCTAGACACTCAAATATAAATGTAGGCTATAAAATAGACTTTGAATTAGAAACAAATATAAAAAGCTCTATTCCTAGGCTAAAAGATGTAATTCAATTAGGATTTCAATGGATATTTGACAATGATAAACTATATTGTTGGCAAAGATTTATTAAACTATTTTATCCCCACTTAAAAGATGTAGAAACTATAGATGATTTCTACTTTAAACTTTTGGATAAATTATCCCACAAAATGATCAAACAAAACCCTAAAAGAGCTATTTGTAAATCATATATAAAATTGCTTGATTATGAAGGTAGACTTCATACGGATTACCATTGCTTATTATGTGAGCAAGAGATAAAAAAAGACATCTCACTAGTAAGAAGTTTTATGCCAGTTCATGCTTCTTGTACATACAGTAAAAGCTTTAAATTAAAAAAAATAAAAGAACTTTATGAAGAAAAAAGAATTATATCTTTTGAAGATGAAGAGGTTGACTATTTATGGAAAATAATACTTCAAGGACTATAA
- a CDS encoding pyrimidine/purine nucleoside phosphorylase, whose product MDFTNVSIAKEANILYDGNITSRSITFENGSKKTLGIMLPGEYELNTVNKATIDINSGSLEVMLPAEDWVEYVAPASIQIAQNSKYKLKVTSLVDYCCSFEKVKYCK is encoded by the coding sequence ATGGATTTTACAAATGTTTCTATAGCAAAAGAGGCAAATATTTTATATGATGGTAATATCACAAGTAGAAGTATTACTTTTGAAAATGGTAGTAAAAAAACACTTGGAATTATGTTACCAGGAGAGTATGAATTAAACACAGTTAATAAAGCAACAATTGATATAAACTCAGGTTCACTTGAAGTTATGCTACCAGCAGAAGATTGGGTTGAGTATGTTGCACCTGCAAGTATTCAAATTGCACAAAATTCAAAATATAAATTAAAAGTAACATCATTAGTTGATTATTGTTGTTCTTTTGAAAAAGTTAAATATTGTAAATAA
- a CDS encoding class II SORL domain-containing protein, giving the protein MPKINKYVDIDTVEREAKKDLIDRHSPFIHCAETAKAGEPFEVTVKMGNEYTHPDDFDHYIESVSLFNGETLLAKASYVPGTLGNVKAHNTTTFTIIPTGKKLNLVAHGYCTKHGIWEGTPVTVSVAE; this is encoded by the coding sequence ATGCCAAAGATTAACAAATATGTTGATATCGATACTGTAGAAAGAGAAGCAAAAAAAGATTTAATTGATAGACACTCACCATTTATTCACTGTGCTGAGACTGCAAAAGCAGGAGAGCCATTTGAAGTAACTGTAAAAATGGGTAACGAATATACTCACCCAGATGATTTTGATCATTATATTGAGTCTGTTTCATTATTTAATGGAGAAACATTATTAGCAAAAGCTTCATATGTTCCAGGAACATTAGGAAATGTAAAAGCTCATAATACTACAACATTTACAATTATTCCAACTGGTAAAAAACTTAACTTAGTTGCACATGGTTACTGTACTAAGCATGGTATTTGGGAAGGTACGCCTGTAACTGTTTCAGTTGCTGAGTAG
- a CDS encoding thiamine-phosphate kinase, whose translation MNKEDFFIKQFNKNSKIIGDDGAVVGDLVYSNDAFFEDVHFKRDWFTLKQIAKKAMLVNISDAIAMNAKPKYALLTVAIPKSYSKKDMKSLASGFLEVAKRYNIEIIGGDTISNTKLDISVTIISKTKKPILRSGIKQNDYLCYTGELGTCKKDLNTLLCGGKISNSSKFIEPKLNADFFYEISKYVNASMDISDGLFFELERMSKQSKKGFKFFYHISKSVGCSGEEYELLFSFSPKNRIKIEKIAKKHNIKLNIFARAVKGKFKSDCKNHHFE comes from the coding sequence ATGAATAAAGAAGATTTTTTTATAAAACAATTTAATAAAAACTCAAAAATAATTGGCGATGATGGCGCTGTAGTTGGTGACTTGGTATATAGCAATGATGCTTTTTTTGAAGATGTACATTTCAAAAGGGATTGGTTTACTTTAAAACAAATAGCAAAAAAAGCGATGCTTGTAAATATCTCTGATGCTATTGCTATGAATGCAAAACCAAAATATGCTTTATTGACTGTTGCAATACCTAAAAGTTATTCAAAAAAAGATATGAAGAGTTTAGCTTCTGGTTTTTTAGAAGTTGCAAAGAGATATAATATAGAGATAATAGGTGGAGATACTATATCAAACACTAAACTTGATATAAGTGTTACAATAATTTCAAAAACAAAAAAACCAATATTAAGAAGTGGCATAAAACAAAATGATTATCTTTGTTATACAGGTGAATTGGGAACTTGTAAAAAAGATTTGAATACATTATTATGTGGTGGAAAGATATCAAACTCTTCTAAATTTATTGAGCCAAAACTAAATGCAGATTTTTTCTATGAAATATCAAAATATGTTAATGCCTCAATGGATATTTCAGATGGTTTGTTTTTTGAATTGGAAAGAATGTCGAAACAAAGTAAAAAAGGGTTTAAGTTTTTTTATCATATCTCTAAAAGTGTAGGTTGTTCAGGGGAAGAGTATGAATTACTTTTTTCTTTTTCACCTAAAAATAGAATTAAAATAGAAAAAATAGCTAAAAAACACAATATAAAATTAAATATTTTTGCAAGAGCTGTAAAAGGTAAATTTAAAAGCGATTGTAAAAATCACCATTTTGAATAA
- the truD gene encoding tRNA pseudouridine(13) synthase TruD, with translation MENLQRYLTHSKIDVLFKQTKDDFVVTEVPLYEFSGEGEHIIIKFRKKELTTWTAVQIFSEQLGCKSRDIGYAGLKDKNAMTIQHISVPKSCEENIDKFNHENIKILEVMKHNNKIRVGHLKGNKFFIRLKRVTPLDAKKIEEAISNISQFGMPNYFGFQRFGIEGDNYKKGEAIINGELREKNRKLKQMYVNAYQSYLFNNWLSKRIELSKLVNAFEPKEIYEKLSLPLDEVSSMKKQEHPFKVITGDLMSHYPYGKIFHVEDLESESQKFFERDRVPTGLLSGKRVKKSESLAYELEKDFDKKISEDGARRFAWVFPKDIESNYKEDKNWMEIQFELPKGSYATEFIAEIIH, from the coding sequence TTGGAAAATTTACAAAGATATTTAACTCACTCTAAAATAGATGTATTGTTTAAACAAACAAAAGATGATTTTGTAGTGACAGAAGTTCCTCTTTATGAGTTTAGTGGAGAGGGTGAACACATCATAATTAAATTTAGAAAAAAAGAGTTAACAACTTGGACTGCTGTACAGATATTCTCAGAGCAATTAGGATGCAAATCAAGAGATATAGGTTATGCTGGATTAAAAGATAAAAATGCAATGACAATTCAACATATCTCTGTTCCAAAAAGTTGTGAAGAAAATATAGATAAGTTTAATCATGAAAATATCAAAATCTTAGAAGTTATGAAACATAACAATAAGATTAGAGTAGGGCACTTAAAAGGAAATAAGTTTTTTATCAGATTAAAAAGAGTTACCCCATTAGATGCAAAAAAGATTGAAGAAGCTATTTCAAATATTTCACAATTTGGAATGCCAAACTATTTTGGTTTTCAAAGATTTGGAATAGAAGGTGATAACTATAAAAAGGGTGAAGCTATCATAAATGGTGAACTTAGAGAAAAAAATAGAAAACTAAAACAGATGTATGTTAATGCTTATCAAAGTTACCTTTTTAATAACTGGCTTTCAAAAAGAATAGAGCTTTCAAAATTAGTTAATGCTTTTGAACCAAAAGAGATTTATGAAAAATTGTCCTTACCTTTAGATGAAGTATCAAGTATGAAAAAACAAGAGCATCCTTTTAAAGTAATCACTGGAGACTTAATGAGTCATTATCCATATGGTAAGATTTTTCATGTGGAAGATTTAGAAAGTGAATCTCAAAAGTTTTTTGAAAGAGATAGAGTACCAACTGGCTTATTAAGTGGGAAAAGAGTTAAAAAATCTGAAAGTTTAGCTTATGAATTAGAAAAAGATTTTGATAAAAAAATTTCTGAGGATGGAGCTAGAAGATTTGCTTGGGTATTTCCAAAAGATATAGAATCAAACTACAAAGAAGATAAAAACTGGATGGAAATACAATTTGAACTTCCTAAAGGTTCTTATGCAACAGAGTTTATAGCAGAAATTATTCATTAA
- a CDS encoding HAMP domain-containing methyl-accepting chemotaxis protein, which yields MFDLITKKISNKIIFALFILMSLSSLAVTYFTTSKVKEDAIITTKENLDMLNTAMFQSLRNAMNTGDPAQIKKAEDEARTIKGVKKLTIAKSKPLIEMYSPGTKFTEDKDIIKSFDTKQNQILEVENAEGHNLRMIKPMVATNECLLCHVNQKEGDVIGVMDLTFSLDESDSRIGDLVIDILLSSTILGWITIGLILLIVKRATKPIEGLKRGFQDLLKTNDPNIKLEITSKDEIGEVAGLFNSYMDKVNEGLKQDEKVIEEANDILEKTGNGFFVYQVNEIAANPYVEDLKNKLNTMILHTKETLDKINTTLRYYSESNFDYKIDDKGIYGDLGSLTAGIKLVGNNTSEILAMIMNTGDSLNKNTHTLSTASNSLSESSNQQAASLEETAAALEEITANIQGNTQTTIEMSNLASDVTKAAQNGQVLANRTATAMDEINNQISSINEAIEVIDQIAFQTNILSLNAAVEAATAGEAGKGFAVVAQEVRNLASRSAEAAKEIKDLVENATSKADEGKKISDDMIGGYDVLNKNISYTIEKIEFVATASKEQERGITQINDAVNTLDQATQQNAQVAEQISKMSGEIADMSNSLVTAASRASFLQEAREEVCNVDLVYDTAKLKVNVLNVKDSVYTKLGSYENWIAKGSEELNNWIENYIKINPNAQHSALEDLKVLNNNLTVKLQDLINANSNKESNEVLNEKAKAIEIESLRIFGTLNHLKKEACKNQ from the coding sequence ATGTTTGATTTAATAACAAAAAAAATAAGTAATAAAATTATATTTGCTCTTTTCATACTTATGTCTTTATCAAGTTTAGCAGTAACATATTTTACCACTTCAAAAGTAAAAGAAGATGCAATTATAACTACTAAAGAGAATTTAGACATGCTTAATACAGCAATGTTTCAGAGTTTAAGAAATGCTATGAACACAGGAGATCCTGCACAAATAAAAAAAGCTGAAGATGAAGCTAGAACTATAAAAGGTGTAAAAAAACTAACAATAGCAAAAAGTAAACCTCTAATTGAGATGTATTCTCCAGGTACAAAATTTACTGAAGATAAAGATATCATCAAATCGTTCGATACAAAACAAAATCAAATTTTAGAAGTTGAAAATGCTGAAGGCCATAATTTAAGAATGATTAAACCTATGGTTGCGACAAATGAGTGTTTACTTTGTCACGTTAATCAAAAAGAAGGTGATGTTATAGGGGTAATGGACTTAACATTCTCTTTAGATGAATCAGACAGTAGAATTGGTGATTTAGTTATAGATATTCTATTATCATCTACAATCTTGGGATGGATTACAATTGGGCTAATATTGTTAATTGTTAAAAGAGCTACAAAACCAATTGAAGGATTAAAAAGAGGTTTCCAAGACCTATTAAAAACAAATGATCCAAATATTAAACTTGAAATTACTTCAAAAGATGAAATTGGTGAAGTTGCTGGATTATTCAACTCATATATGGATAAAGTAAACGAAGGTCTAAAACAAGATGAGAAAGTTATTGAAGAAGCAAATGATATTTTAGAAAAAACTGGAAATGGTTTCTTTGTATATCAAGTTAATGAAATAGCTGCTAATCCATATGTTGAAGATTTAAAAAATAAATTAAACACTATGATTTTACATACTAAAGAGACATTAGATAAAATAAATACAACATTAAGATACTATTCTGAGTCTAATTTTGATTATAAAATAGATGACAAAGGGATTTATGGAGACCTTGGTTCATTAACTGCTGGGATAAAACTAGTAGGTAATAATACTTCAGAAATCTTAGCAATGATTATGAATACAGGTGATTCATTAAATAAAAATACACACACTTTATCAACTGCATCAAATAGTTTATCAGAATCATCAAATCAACAAGCTGCTTCATTAGAAGAAACAGCAGCAGCTCTTGAAGAGATTACAGCAAATATTCAAGGAAATACACAAACAACTATTGAGATGTCTAATCTTGCATCTGATGTAACTAAAGCAGCACAAAATGGTCAAGTTTTAGCAAATAGAACAGCTACAGCAATGGATGAAATTAATAATCAAATTAGCTCTATTAATGAAGCCATTGAAGTTATTGATCAAATTGCTTTCCAAACAAATATTCTTTCACTTAATGCAGCCGTTGAAGCTGCTACTGCTGGGGAAGCTGGTAAAGGTTTTGCTGTTGTTGCTCAAGAGGTTAGAAATCTAGCTTCTAGATCTGCAGAAGCTGCTAAAGAGATTAAAGATTTAGTTGAAAATGCTACAAGTAAAGCTGATGAAGGTAAAAAGATTTCTGATGATATGATTGGTGGATATGATGTTCTTAATAAAAATATTAGCTATACAATCGAAAAAATTGAATTTGTTGCAACTGCTTCAAAAGAGCAAGAAAGAGGTATTACACAAATCAATGATGCTGTAAATACCTTAGATCAAGCAACTCAACAAAATGCTCAAGTTGCTGAACAAATCTCTAAAATGTCAGGTGAAATTGCTGATATGTCAAACTCTTTAGTTACAGCAGCTTCAAGAGCAAGCTTTTTACAAGAAGCTAGAGAAGAAGTTTGTAATGTAGATTTAGTTTATGATACTGCAAAACTAAAAGTTAATGTATTAAATGTAAAAGATAGTGTGTATACAAAACTAGGTAGTTATGAAAACTGGATTGCAAAAGGTTCTGAAGAACTTAATAATTGGATAGAAAATTATATTAAAATCAATCCAAATGCACAACACTCAGCACTTGAAGACTTAAAAGTACTAAACAACAATTTAACAGTAAAACTTCAAGATTTAATTAATGCAAACTCAAATAAAGAGTCAAATGAGGTGTTAAATGAAAAAGCAAAAGCGATCGAAATTGAATCACTTAGAATATTTGGAACTCTAAACCACCTAAAAAAAGAAGCGTGTAAAAATCAATAA
- the ruvA gene encoding Holliday junction branch migration protein RuvA → MIVGIEGIIERKEPTLLNLNVNGIIYEIFVSVNCSSKIIDNKVKLNITHIIREDSQTLYGFLDPNEKKLFDTVIKINGVGPKVALAICSTFTPTSFSQIVSSNDISMLKRVPGIGPKGASRILVELSGFIIDGDEDENSDASLHLEASLALESLGFKKDVVSKVLKNCTGTNTGDLVKQALKQLQK, encoded by the coding sequence ATGATTGTAGGCATTGAAGGTATAATTGAAAGAAAAGAACCGACATTATTAAATCTAAATGTGAACGGTATTATATACGAAATATTCGTATCAGTGAATTGTAGTTCAAAAATTATTGATAATAAGGTCAAATTAAATATAACACATATTATAAGAGAAGATTCTCAAACTTTATATGGTTTTTTAGACCCAAATGAAAAAAAACTTTTTGATACAGTAATTAAAATTAATGGTGTAGGACCTAAAGTTGCATTAGCAATATGTTCTACTTTTACTCCAACTTCTTTTTCTCAAATTGTTAGTTCAAATGATATCTCGATGTTAAAAAGAGTTCCAGGTATTGGACCTAAAGGTGCAAGTAGAATTTTAGTAGAATTATCTGGATTTATTATTGATGGAGATGAGGATGAAAACTCTGATGCTTCACTTCATTTAGAGGCTTCATTAGCACTTGAATCTTTAGGATTTAAAAAAGATGTAGTATCAAAAGTATTGAAAAATTGTACAGGCACAAATACTGGTGATTTAGTAAAGCAAGCATTAAAACAGTTACAAAAATAG